The Juglans microcarpa x Juglans regia isolate MS1-56 chromosome 8S, Jm3101_v1.0, whole genome shotgun sequence genome has a window encoding:
- the LOC121244826 gene encoding cell division control protein 2 homolog A — translation MEQYEKVEKIGEGTYGVVYKARDRTTNETIALKKIRLEQEDEGVPSTAIREISLLKEMQHGNIVKLQDVVHSEKRLYLVFEYLDLDLKKHMDSSPEFAKDLRQIKMFLHQILRGIAYCHSHRVLHRDLKPQNLLIDRRTNSLKLADFGLARAFGIPVRTFTHEVVTLWYRAPEILLGSRHYSTPVDVWSVGCIFAEMVNQRPLFPGDSEIDELFKIFRVLGTPNEDTWPGVTSLPDYKGAFPKWPPKDLAAVVSSLDSTGVDLLSKMLSLDPSRRITARSALEHEYFKDI, via the exons ATGGAACAG TACGAGAAAGTTGAGAAGATTGGAGAAGGAACCTATGGTGTGGTTTATAAGGCTCGTGACCGTACGACAAATGAGACTATAGCCTTAAAAAAGATTCGCTTGGAGCAGGAAGATGAGGGAGTACCGAGCACAGCAATAAGGGAAATCTCCCTCCTGAAAGAAATGCAGCATGGAAACATTGTCAA GTTACAGGATGTGGTGCACAGTGAGAAGCGCTTGTATCTGGTTTTTGAGTACCTTGACTTGGATCTGAAGAAGCACATGGATTCATCTCCAGAATTCGCAAAGGATCTACGACAAATAAAA ATGTTCCTTCATCAAATTCTCCGTGGCATTGCTTATTGTCATTCCCATAGAGTTCTTCATCGAGATCTGAAACCCCAGAATTTGCTAATAGATCGCCGCACCAATTCGCTAAAGCTTGCAGACTTTGGACTGGCCAGAGCATTTGGCATTCCAGTAAGGACGTTTACACATGAG GTGGTTACTCTGTGGTACAGAGCTCCAGAAATATTGCTTGGATCTCGCCACTACTCTACTCCTGTTGATGTGTGGTCGGTGGGTTGTATATTTGCTGAGATGGTTAACCAACGGCCATTATTTCCTGGCGACTCTGAGATTGATGAACTTTTCAAGATTTTCAG AGTCTTGGGTACTCCAAATGAGGATACATGGCCTGGTGTGACTTCTTTGCCCGATTATAAAGGTGCCTTTCCCAAATGGCCTCCTAAG GATCTAGCTGCTGTGGTTTCAAGTCTGGATTCAACCGGAGTTGATCTTCTTTCT AAAATGCTCTCCTTGGATCCCAGCAGAAGGATCACGGCCAGGAGTGCCCTCGAGCATGAATACTTCAAAGATATCTGA
- the LOC121243824 gene encoding mitochondrial import inner membrane translocase subunit TIM14-3-like — METPLVIGGAVAGAALGTRYLIAAWQAFKARPRMPHARRFYYGGFEKVMTRREAALVLGVRESAVLEKIKEAHKRVMMANHPDAGGSHYLASKINEAKDVLTGRNKVGSSAF, encoded by the exons ATG GAAACTCCTCTAGTAATTGGTGGTGCTGTGGCAGGTGCTGCCTTAGGGACCAGATACTTGATTGCAGCATGGCAAGCATTCAAAGCTCGCCCAAGGATGCCCCATGCTCGAAGATTTTATTATGGTGGGTTTGAGAAAGTCATGACTAGGCGAGAAGCAGCATTGGTCCTTGGAGTCAG AGAGAGTGCTGTGTTAGAGAAGATTAAGGAGGCTCATAAGAGGGTGATGATGGCAAATCATCCGGATGCTGGCGGGAGCCATTATCTTGCTTCCAAGATAAATGAAGCCAAGGATGTATTGACAGGTAGAAACAAGGTAGGTAGCTCAGCATTTTAG